The genomic interval CGCTGGCACATTATGTACCAGCTAAATGCGCTGCTTTAATATATTACGCGTCGCGAGAAGCTTTTTTGCGGTCATTCTCTTTCAAATAACGCTTACGCAAACGGATGCTTTTCGGTGTGATTTCGACAAGTTCGTCGTCTTCAATAAACTCAACCGCATATTCCAGAGACATCTGGATAGGCGTCACCAAACGCACCGCTTCATCCGTACCGGACGAACGCACGTTTGTCAGTTGTTTACCTTTGATCGGATTCACGACGAGATCGTTATCCCGTGAATGAATACCAATAATCATGCCTTCATACACTGGATCATTGTGGCTGACGAACATACGACCACGTTCCTGCAGTTTCCAGATAGCGTATGCAACAGCAGCGCCATCATCTTGAGAAACCAACACGCCATTGCGGCGACCGCCCAATTCACCCTTGCTATTGTCAACGGGGGCGTACTCGTCAAACACGTGGCTCATCAAGCCAGTACCGCGTGTCAATGTCATGAATTCGCCCTGGAAACCGATCAAGCCACGCGCAGGAATACGATATTCCAGACGTACACGACCTTTACCATCCGGTTCCATGTTTTGCAGATCACCACGACGACGACCCAACTCTTCCATGACGCCGCCTTGATTCGCTTCTTCGACATCGACTGTCAAATTCTCGAACGGCTCTTGACGTACACCGTCAACCATCTTGTACACAACGCGAGGACGCGAAACAGCAAGTTCGAAACCTTCACGACGCATGTTTTCGATCAAAATAGTCAGATGCAACTCACCACGGCCTGACACTTCGTATGTCGAATCATCGTTTTCAGCAGCAACTACGCGCAGGGCCATATTGCCCTTCAATTCGCGATCCAGACGGTCGCGGATTTGACGGGTAGTCACAAACTTGCCTTCACGACCGGCTAATGGCGAGTTGTTCACCATAAAGTTCATAGTCAGCGTTGGCTCATCGACTTTCAGCATAGGCAAGCCGTTCGGCGCATCTGGCGCGCAGATTGTCGTACCGATACCGATCTCTTCGATACCATTGATCAGAACGATGTCACCGGCCAGTGCTTCGTCAACCAGAACACGGTCCAAACCTTTAAAAGTCAGAACCTGGTTAATACGCGCTCTAACTGGTTTGTCATCAGGACCGTTCATGATAACAACATCTTGCAAGGCTTTAACACGGCCGCTCAAGATACGTCCAACGCCGATTTTACCGACATACGACGAGTATTCCAGCGAAGTAATTTGCAGTTGCAAAGGACCATCTGGATCATCTTCGCGCGCAGGAACGTGCTGCAATACAGCGTCAAACAACGGCGTCATATTACCTTCGCGGACATCCGAATCCAGGCTAGCGTAGCCATTCAATGCCGAAGCATAGACGATAGGGAAATCGAGTTGTTCTTCAGTCGCGCCCAACTTGTCGAATAGTTCGAAAGTTGCGTTGATGACCCACTCAGGGCGAGCACCCGGACGGTCGATCTTGTTCACTACAACGATAGGCTTCAGGCCAAGTTCCAGCGCTTTGCGTGTTACGAAGCGCGTTTGTGGCATTGGACCTTCAACTGCATCGACCAACAACAATACGCTATCAACCATCGACAGCACGCGTTCAACTTCGCCACCGAAGTCAGCATGGCCCGGGGTATCAACGATGTTGATATGGGTGCCGTTATATTCGACTGCGCAATTTTTTGACAGAATCGTGATACCACGTTCTTTTTCAATATCATTCGAATCCATCACGCGAGCATCGACGTGTTGGTTGTCGCGGAAAGTACCGGATTGACGCAAAAGTTGGTCGACCAAGGTAGTTTTGCCATGGTCGACGTGAGCAATGATGGCAATGTTGCGGATAGCGCGTTTTGTGTTTGACATATTGTTATGGATATAGAGGAATTCAGTAAGGAATTCGGTAATTAACGCAGCAAGTGCGCGGTAAAAGCCCGCGCAGTACAAACCCTGAGAGGCCTGGTAAATGCAGCGGAATTCGGAAGGCCGAGAATTATAACATGATGCAGTGCAAAAATCGCCAAAAACCCAGTAATTTCAAAGAGTTGAGGGGCGCAAGAACCCTATCATTGTTGGCACAAGACAACAGGAATACAAGGCAAATCACGCAGCCAGACTAGCTATTTTTTTGGCACTGTCGAAACGAGTCTTTCCGGCGCCAATACGCCGTAATCGTGTAACTGAGCCGTGCCAAGCAATTCACGCGGTACGCCGTCGCCGCCATCCGTGGTTTCGGCAGTTTGACGATATACCCGTACCCGGCCTATCGTGGTCGGAGGTGAGACCCCTTCCTTCACAAGCGTCAAGCGTTGGCCTTGCAAAAAACGTTGCGCTAAAGCTTCCGGCAAAACCACTTCAGGAAAAGATAACAAAAGACTATCAACGGAAGCTAACAATTCTGCACGCTCAGCTTCGGGTGTCGCTATTAACGTGTCTAACGTGATGCAATCGGCCAGCAGCAAATGCCCGACCTGGGTCCGTCGCAACGCCTGCAAATGTGCTCCACATCCGAGCGCCGCACCAATATCCTCGCCCAACACGCGAATATAGGTTCCTTTGCTGCACACCACGCGCACGGTCAGATAGGGGGCCTTATAGTCAACGTATTCAAGCAAATGTATCGTCACATCGCGCGCTTCACGCTCCAGCGTAATGCCAGCACGCGCATATTCGTACAATGGTTTGCCATCGCGCTTGAGCGCCGAATACATCGGCGGAACTTGTTTAATATCACCGCGAAATTGCGCTAGTACAGTATCAATCTGATCTTTTGTGATATCTACATCTCGAGTCTCGAGAATAGGCCCTTCTGTGTCGCCGGTGGCTGTAGTCAATCCGAGATGGATCACGGCCTGATAAGTCTTATCGGCATCAAGCAAATCCTGCGCAAACTTCGTCGCCTCGCCAAAACAGAGCGGCAACACCCCCGTCGCAAACGGATCTAGCGTGCCCGTATGTCCAGCTTTTGTGGCATTCATCAAGCGCTTGGCTTTGATTAAGGCATCATTACTCGACCAGCCCACTGCCTTATCCAGCAATAAAACACCGTTGAGAGGAACACGAATTTTTTTGGGCGAGAGTGACGCCATGGATAGAGTACTTTTGAGTGTGGCAATGGCAAACTTACTTGACGAAGCCGGATGAATTGAAAGACGCGGATAAATACATTGTCGATTAACTCGCCAGCTTATCAAGTGGCTTTGATGGTGTTTTGAACGGTAACTTAAGGCATCAGACGAACGATTTAATCCTCGCTATCGTCTTTGGCACGCGTCGCATTTGCCAAATCGATCAATTGCGACATATGCGCACCGCGAGCAGTCGAATTGTCATGATGAAAATGCAATGCCGGTAGCGTGTGAATCGTGAGACGCCGCCCTAGTTGGTTACGTAAAAAACCAGCCGCCTGCGTCAGGCCAGCGACGGTATTACGAATCGCCTCTAGATCGTCATTGAGCATCGTAAAAAAAACTTTTGCATGCGCATAATCAGGGGTCACTTGCACTTCAGTGATGGTGATCATGCCAACACGCGGATCTTTAAGTTCGAATACGATAATTTCCGACAAATCGCGCTGGATCTGATCGGCAACGCGCAGACCGCGTCCTGGGATGGATTTACTATGTTTAGCCATATCTTCTACTGAACCACATCTTTCACTAATTTGATAACAGAATTAGGACTTACGCAAAATTGTTCCGGAAATCCGTTTGCCAACACTCGCAGGTGAAGGCAATACAGATTGTGTTAGCCATGTGATAACCGTTACTGGAAATGCTTTGCGTAAGTCCTAAGAATACTGCAAAAGGAAATCGGGCATTACGCCCGATTTCCCCTGTTCATACCTGCTTTCATGTGCGCTCATCTGCACATGTCCGCATTATTTTTCTAACGATTACAGCGTCCGTGCAACTTCTTCGACTTCAAAGATTTCGAGTTGATCGCCTTCTTTGATATCATTAAAGTTTTTCAGCGTCAGACCGCACTCGAAGCCAAACTTGACTTCTTTAACGTCATCCTTGAAGCGCTTCAACGAATCCAGCTCGCCTGTCCACAAGACCACGCTATCGCGCAACAGTCGTACCGAAGCACCACGCTTGACCACACCTTCGAGGACATAACAACCTGCAATCGCACCAACTTTGCTGACCAGCAGAACTTGGCGAATTTCAACCAGACCCAGAGATTGCTCACGCTTCTCAGGTGACAACATACCGGACATCGCTGCCTTGATCTCATCTACAGCATCGTAAATGATGTTGTAGTAACGGAGATCGACGCCGTTAGCTTCAGCCATTTTGCGCGCCTGCGCATCAGCGCGGACGTTAAAGCCGATGATGACCGCTTTCGAGGCCAGCGCCAGATTGACGTCGGATTCGGTGATACCACCAACTGCGGCATGGACCACTTGAACCCGTACTTCGCTGGTCGACAGTTTTTGCAACGACTGTACCAATGCCTCTTGCGAGCCCTGGACGTCCGTCTTAATGATCATCGGCAGATTTTTGACTTCGCCTTCGGCCATTTGGTCAAACATGTTTTCCAGCTTGGCAGCTTGCTGTTTAGCCAGCTTAACGTCGCGGAATTTACCTTGACGGAACAGACCGATTTCACGCGCTTTGCGCTCATCGACCATAACCATGACTTCTTCACCAGCGACCGGCACTTCGGTCAAACCCTGAATTTCAACAGGGATAGAAGGACCAGCTTCGCTGATTGCCTTACCATTTTCATCCAGCATCGCACGGACACGTCCATACGCCGAACCGGCCAGAACCACGTCACCACGCTTCAATGTACCGGACTGCACCAATATAGTTGCAACTGGACCACGTCCTTTATCGAGTCGTGCTTCAACCACCAGACCACGTGCTGCTGTGGTGACCGGTGCTTTCAGTTCCAGCACTTCGGCCTGCAGCAATACTTGCTCCAGCAAGGCTTCAATGCCCTCACCGGTTTTAGCAGAAACACCTACAAACGGTGCATCGCCGCCGTACTCTTCAGGCACAACTTGTTCTGCGATTAATTCCTGCTTAACCCGATCCATATTGGCACCAGGTTTGTCGATCTTGGTGACAGCTACAACCAGTGGGACGCCAGCTGCTTTCGCATGGGCAATCGCCTCTTTCGTTTGCGGCATCACGCCATCATCACCGGCGACAACCAGAATGACGATATCAGTCGCTTTTGCACCACGTGCCCGCATTGCCGTAAATGCTTCATGGCCCGGCGTATCCAGGAATGTAATCATTCCGCCGGATGTTTCTACGTGATACGCCCCGATATGCTGGGTAATTCCGCCAGCCTCGCCAGATGCAACTTTAGAACGACGAATGTAATCCAGCAACGATGTTTTACCATGGTCGACGTGACCCATGACAGTCACTACCGGTGCGCGGGAGATCAATTCTGCATCGGCCTGCTCTTCGCCATCGACTAACAATGCTTCTGGATCGTCTTCCTTGGCAGCATGTGCGGTATGGCCCATTTCTTCCACCAAAATCATGGAAGTTTCCTGGTCCAGCACTTGATTGATGGTGACCATTTGGCCAAGCTTCATCAAATGCTTGATAACTTCCGATGCTTTAACCGCCATTTTATGGGCAAGTTCGGCAACGGTAATGGTCTCAGGAACATACACGTCCTTAACCACTGCTTCAGTCGGCACCTGGAAATTGGTTTCGTGATCATCACTATGTGAATTACGACGTCCTTTACCACCACTCCGCCAACCATCGCGACCGCCACCAGTGTTGCCACGGGTTTTGATGCCGGCACCGCGTTTTTTAGCATCATCCGACCAGGTCGAAGACACATTCGCAGATTTAATCGACTTCTTGTCGACGACAACTTTCTTATCGTCTTTTTTCTCACCAGGCTTTTTATCGGCAGGCTTGTGCAGTGTTCCTGCTGGCGCTGCTTTCGCAACCACCGGAGGAGCAACAGGCTCAGGTGCTTTGATGACGCGACGAGGCGCATTCATCATTGCCTTGATCTGGGCTACTTCATCTTGCACAGCTTTACGGGCACGCTCAGTCGCAGCTGCTTTTTCGGCAGCTTCCTTTGCGGCTTCCGCAACCTTTTTCTTAGTTTCTTCAGCAGCCACACGCTTCTTCTCTTCTTGTTCCGCGTGATCAGCAGTTTTCACTGGTGCGGCTGCCGGAGTTGAGGAGGCAACCGGTGCCGCAGCTGCAACAGCAGCTTTCTTGGCATCAATTTCAGCTTTCTTAGCTTCGCTTTCAACTTTTCTAGCTTCGCTCTCGGCTTTTTCGGCTGCTTTTGCCTGTGCTTCTTTTTCAGCTTCCAGCTTTGCCAGATGCTCTTGTTTTTCGCGCAATTCTGCTTCCTGACGGACCATTAATTCTGCTTGGCGACGCGCTTCTTCTGCACGACGGGCCAGTTCTGCTTCATCAACCACCAATGCCACCGGCTCGACTGCAACCTCTGACGTTTCCGCCGCAGGTTCGTCGCGCTGGACAAAAGTACGCTTCTTACGCACCTCAACCTGGATGGTGCGCGATTTTCCCGTCGCATCAGCCTGCTTGATTTCAGTGGTTTCCTTGCGGGTCAGCGTAATTTTCTTTTTCTCGCCATCGGTTACCGCGCCGTGCGAACGGCGTAGGTGTTCTAACAAACGATCCTTGTCTTCTTTTGACAAGGCATCGTCAGTCGAATCTTTTGGGACACCTGCTGAACGCAACTGCGCCAACAACAAATCTGCAGGCATCTTCAGCTCGGTGGCAAATTGGGCTACATTATTACTCGCCATTCAGTCCTCTTTTCTATGTGGCGCGGTAGACGACATTGGAACCTCGCGGATCACTTGACTTCCGCGGTATTCCATGCTTTAGCCTGTAAGGCTTTGGCACGATCATCGTACTTGGCATCGATAAGTTTCATCTCATCGTCGGTCACATCTTTAAATTCTTCTTTAATCAATTGACGGGCACGGTCAGTTGGCAAAGCCAGAATCGCACCAAATTCGTCATACGCAAGACCGGTAAACATTGCCAGAGTCTTGACACCCGCCAAGCCCAACTTACCGGCAACAACACGGTCCATGCCTTCAAAGTTGGCTAGCGCATCTTCCATGCCTTCCAGACCTTCTTCCGAAGCAATCGCTTCTGTCACCAATGCATCGCGTGCACGGTTACGTAACTCGTTGACAGTTTCTTCATCAAACGATTCGATTTCCAACATTTCGGTAATCGGCACGTAAGCGATTTCTTCCAGGCTGGCAAAGCCCTCTTCCACCAGAATGTCAGCAACTTCCTGATCGACATCCAGTTTTTCCATGAAGAGTGCGCGGATTGCGGCAGTTTCAACAGCTGACTTATCTGCAGATTCTTCTGCTGTCATGATGTTGATTTGCCAACCGGTCAACTCTGCTGCGAGGCGTACATTTTGACCGCCGCGACCAATTGCGATAGCCAAATTCTCAGCATCGACAACCACATCCATCGCGTGCTTTTCTTCATCGACGACGATAGACGAGACATTTGCCGGGGCCAGTGCGCCAATCACAAACTGCGCAGGATCTTCCGACCACAACACGATATCCACACGCTCGCCACCCAGTTCACCAGTAACTGCCTGTACACGTGAACCACGCATACCTACGCAAGTACCGATCGGGTCAATCCGCTTATCGCTTGTATAAACAGCAATCTTTGCACGCACACCAGGGTCACGCGCAGCCGATTTAACTTCTAGCGAACCTTGTTCAATTTCTGGAACTTCAAGCTCAAACAACTTCTTGATGAAATCCGGTGCGGTACGCGACAAAATGACTTGTGGGCCACGCGCATTCCGGTCGATTCGCAGAATAAAGGCACGAACACGGTCACCGATACGCAGATTTTCTTTAGGAATAGTCTGGTCGCGCGGCAGGCGTGCTTCAATTTTGCCGGACTCAACGATAGCGTCACCGCGTTCCATGCGCTTGATCGTACCCGTTACCAATGAATCGCCACGCTCAAGGAAGTCAGCCAGAATTTGTTCGCGTTCGGCGTCACGAATTCGTTGCAGGACTACCTGTTTAGTATCTTGGGCAAACCGACGACCAAACTCAACAGACTCGATTGGCTCTTCAATATGATCATCCACTTCGACATCGTCGATTTGTTCTTTTGCTTCAAACAGCAAAATTTCCTGATCAGGCAATTGCAGACCTGCTTCGTCCGGCACAACGTGCCAACGACGAAACGATTCAAATTCACCGGTTTCACGATCAATCGACACACGAATATCAACATCACCCTCATAACGCTTCTTGGTAGCCTGACCAAGTGCATGCTCGAGCGCGCCGAACACTACGTCTCGGTCGACGTTTTTCTCATGCGCGAGCGCATCGACCAACAATAAAATTTCGCGACTCATGCTTTGCGACTCCTAAAATTCACCTGCGGCACCAAGCGTGCCTTGTCGACATCAGCGAGCGTAAAATCCAGCAGCGCTGACGACCCATCGTTTGCTTCAAATTCAAGTTTCAGATTATCGCCATCCGGCGCCAGCAAAATACCTTGAAAGGTTTTTCTGTGCGCTGCACCGGGCATCGGCAAAAGCAACTTGATAATCACTTCTTTGCCAGTAAAACGCAGATAGTCGACGTATTTTTTTAACGGACGATCCAGCCCCGGAGATGACACTTCAAGCCGCTCATAGACAACATTCTCGACGGTCAGAACGTGCAGTAACTGATGCGTTACTTTTTCACAATCTTCTACCGTGATAGCGCCTTGCTCAGCATTTTCCATAGTAACGTCGATAAAAACGCGCAATAGACCACCCGCGGCTTTTTCGAGTTCTACGAGCTCATAATCCATGCCCACAACGGTTTTTTCAATCAGTTCCAGCAACTGCAAGGCGACTCTCCATTAAATAGCTACGCAACCATCATGCTAAAAAGCATGCAACAAATGTTTGGCAAAAAAAAAATGGGCATCAGCCCATCTTCTTATTACTTGTTATTGAAGCAGCCTTCCACGACAGCAATTGCGAAATGACTTTTGTTAACTGATAAAGTATAAGCGATTAGCACGGTTGCCGCAATGCGGAAACCGTCTTTTGTTGCAGCGACAAGTTTTAAATAACACATTAACCGTAACCGAATAACAACTTCTAACCGCAATCATCAGTATTACTTAGGGTCTGCCTGAATACCTATATGTCATCAGGCAGATGTAGTTCAAGCCAACCTAACGTGGTCGACGGCGCGGCAAGCCAGGCAAACCTTGATGCCCGGCAACAGGCGCTCTGCCGCCGGGACGCGCAGGACGCGTGTTGTTGCGTCGCTGCCCTGCATCCGGAAAGCCAAGCGCAGTTTGCAGAGGATCCGGCTGCCGACTACGCGGAGGCTGAGAACGTCCACCCGCGCCTTGACCTTGTCCCTGCCCTTGATTTGGACCGCGTCCCTGATTCTGGCGCGGCTGTCCGTAAGTTTGTCCCTGCCCTGGCCCTCTGCCTTGACCCGGATTTTGGGGATAGCTGCTGCTTGCACGATTGCCATTTGGCTCACGATCGCGCTCTCTTGGCTCATCACGACCTTTATTACCCGCACCCGGAGCTGCTATTTTTTCAAGACCATTGGCTGCCATCATTGCGCGCACAGCATGCTCGTCCAACTCTTCCCAACGACCACGTTTCAGGCCGCGAGGTAGCGTCATGGCACCGTAGCGCGTACGAATTAGTCGTGAAACAGTCAGACCAATTGCCTCAAACATACGACGCACTTCACGATTTCGACCTTCGCCAATCGTTACTCGATACCATTTATTGATACCCTCACCGCCGCCATCTGCAATTTTTGAAAATTGTGCAGTGCCATCGTCAAGCTCTACGCCAGCCAACAATTTCTGACGCATACCCTGTTCCAACTCACCCAGAGTACGTACTGCATACTCGCGATCAATGTTGTAACGCGGATGCATCAGTTTATTGGCTAAATCACCAGAAGTCGTGAACAGCAACAATCCCTCGGTATTAAAATCGAGGCGACCAACTGCCAGCCACTTGGCTGCTTTCATATTCGGCAAACGATCAAATACGGAAGGACGGCCATCCGGGTCGTTATGGCTAACAATTTCGCCCGACGGCTTGTGATATACCAACACGCGTGGTGGGCGCTTGGAAATCTTGCGTTGTAACAATTTGCCATTAATACGCACTTGATCGGTCGGCAAAATACGCTGACCAGTATGGGCCGGCTCACCATTTACCGATACACGGCCGGCAATAATCAACTCTTCCATATCGCGACGCGAACCCAGACCGACATCCGCCAGCACTTTATGCAATTTCGGTGCATCGTCTTCAGCTGTCAAATCGCGACGTACATTTTTTTGCGGGGCATTACGGCCACCTGCACGCTCACCGGCCTCATCTTCCGTCACCAAATCATCGAAATCTTCCGATGTCACAAACGAGAACATATCGTCTGCATCAGCGATCCGGGGAGCGCCCTGAGGGCCCTTCTGACCTGGACGAGCTGGTTGATTGTGCGGCTTTTTAGCCTGCTGCCGATCACGCGAATTCGTATTATTCAGACTATTGCCATTGCGACCATCACGCCCCGGTGTCCGACCTTCGTTACGACCACCTGGGCGCCCATTGCGCTCGTTATGGTCAGTACGCGGCGTACTCACTGGCACAACAGTCGTATCGCGATTGCCATTTGGCTCGGAAGCCTCAGCGCCCTCAACCGCTACAACTGCTTGCGCAGGGGCAACCGACGGCGCTTGAGATGCCAACTCTTGAGCACGTGCAGCGCGATTGCTACGCAATGCACGGGGACCGCGAACACCACGGCGAACCGGCTTTTCTGCTGCAGAACTCGCTTCAGTCGCACCGCCTGCTGGCGCATCTATCGATGATATCGGGGCGGCTGAAGCTGCCTCAGCGACCGGCTCAAATACTGGCGTAGTCTTGGCTCTTGGCTTGGTAGTGCGTTTTTTTGGTGCAACAGGAGCAGCCGTTTCAGGCGCCACCTCAATCACTAGCTCTTTTGCCGCAGGCTTCTTGCGCGGCGCACGTTTGACCGGCTCCTTGGCAACAGCCGACTCGGCAACGCTGGCTTCTTTAACGCTTGCCTGCACCGCCGATGGCGTTTCGACCGGGGCGACCGGAGCAACTTTACGGGCTCTCGGTTTTCTGGCCGGCTTCGACTCGGGGGTGTTTGCAGCGGCGTCGACTATCGGCGCGTCATTGGAACTAGGTGGATTCATTATTTAGATCGTAGTTGTGCGGACCGAGCTTGACATCATCAGCTGATTCAGGCGTAGGGTCGTTGGTAAAAACTTCATTCGGTGCAACTGACAATTCAGCCGGCTGTGTGTGCGCAAGTTCATCTGACATGACATCCATGTCGCCCACCGCATGCTCAGGAGTTGCTTCTGGTATTTCTAGTGTTGGTGCGTGTGCCGCCATTTTTTCGCTAGTTGCCTGAACCGGGTCTTCAACCGGGGCAGATAAATCACTGTGTTCGGTGCCGTCATTAATATTGCTAACCTCTGC from Glaciimonas sp. PCH181 carries:
- the typA gene encoding translational GTPase TypA; translated protein: MSNTKRAIRNIAIIAHVDHGKTTLVDQLLRQSGTFRDNQHVDARVMDSNDIEKERGITILSKNCAVEYNGTHINIVDTPGHADFGGEVERVLSMVDSVLLLVDAVEGPMPQTRFVTRKALELGLKPIVVVNKIDRPGARPEWVINATFELFDKLGATEEQLDFPIVYASALNGYASLDSDVREGNMTPLFDAVLQHVPAREDDPDGPLQLQITSLEYSSYVGKIGVGRILSGRVKALQDVVIMNGPDDKPVRARINQVLTFKGLDRVLVDEALAGDIVLINGIEEIGIGTTICAPDAPNGLPMLKVDEPTLTMNFMVNNSPLAGREGKFVTTRQIRDRLDRELKGNMALRVVAAENDDSTYEVSGRGELHLTILIENMRREGFELAVSRPRVVYKMVDGVRQEPFENLTVDVEEANQGGVMEELGRRRGDLQNMEPDGKGRVRLEYRIPARGLIGFQGEFMTLTRGTGLMSHVFDEYAPVDNSKGELGGRRNGVLVSQDDGAAVAYAIWKLQERGRMFVSHNDPVYEGMIIGIHSRDNDLVVNPIKGKQLTNVRSSGTDEAVRLVTPIQMSLEYAVEFIEDDELVEITPKSIRLRKRYLKENDRKKASRDA
- the rluB gene encoding 23S rRNA pseudouridine(2605) synthase RluB, translated to MNPPSSNDAPIVDAAANTPESKPARKPRARKVAPVAPVETPSAVQASVKEASVAESAVAKEPVKRAPRKKPAAKELVIEVAPETAAPVAPKKRTTKPRAKTTPVFEPVAEAASAAPISSIDAPAGGATEASSAAEKPVRRGVRGPRALRSNRAARAQELASQAPSVAPAQAVVAVEGAEASEPNGNRDTTVVPVSTPRTDHNERNGRPGGRNEGRTPGRDGRNGNSLNNTNSRDRQQAKKPHNQPARPGQKGPQGAPRIADADDMFSFVTSEDFDDLVTEDEAGERAGGRNAPQKNVRRDLTAEDDAPKLHKVLADVGLGSRRDMEELIIAGRVSVNGEPAHTGQRILPTDQVRINGKLLQRKISKRPPRVLVYHKPSGEIVSHNDPDGRPSVFDRLPNMKAAKWLAVGRLDFNTEGLLLFTTSGDLANKLMHPRYNIDREYAVRTLGELEQGMRQKLLAGVELDDGTAQFSKIADGGGEGINKWYRVTIGEGRNREVRRMFEAIGLTVSRLIRTRYGAMTLPRGLKRGRWEELDEHAVRAMMAANGLEKIAAPGAGNKGRDEPRERDREPNGNRASSSYPQNPGQGRGPGQGQTYGQPRQNQGRGPNQGQGQGQGAGGRSQPPRSRQPDPLQTALGFPDAGQRRNNTRPARPGGRAPVAGHQGLPGLPRRRPR
- the truB gene encoding tRNA pseudouridine(55) synthase TruB; translated protein: MASLSPKKIRVPLNGVLLLDKAVGWSSNDALIKAKRLMNATKAGHTGTLDPFATGVLPLCFGEATKFAQDLLDADKTYQAVIHLGLTTATGDTEGPILETRDVDITKDQIDTVLAQFRGDIKQVPPMYSALKRDGKPLYEYARAGITLEREARDVTIHLLEYVDYKAPYLTVRVVCSKGTYIRVLGEDIGAALGCGAHLQALRRTQVGHLLLADCITLDTLIATPEAERAELLASVDSLLLSFPEVVLPEALAQRFLQGQRLTLVKEGVSPPTTIGRVRVYRQTAETTDGGDGVPRELLGTAQLHDYGVLAPERLVSTVPKK
- the rbfA gene encoding 30S ribosome-binding factor RbfA, yielding MAKHSKSIPGRGLRVADQIQRDLSEIIVFELKDPRVGMITITEVQVTPDYAHAKVFFTMLNDDLEAIRNTVAGLTQAAGFLRNQLGRRLTIHTLPALHFHHDNSTARGAHMSQLIDLANATRAKDDSED
- the infB gene encoding translation initiation factor IF-2 gives rise to the protein MASNNVAQFATELKMPADLLLAQLRSAGVPKDSTDDALSKEDKDRLLEHLRRSHGAVTDGEKKKITLTRKETTEIKQADATGKSRTIQVEVRKKRTFVQRDEPAAETSEVAVEPVALVVDEAELARRAEEARRQAELMVRQEAELREKQEHLAKLEAEKEAQAKAAEKAESEARKVESEAKKAEIDAKKAAVAAAAPVASSTPAAAPVKTADHAEQEEKKRVAAEETKKKVAEAAKEAAEKAAATERARKAVQDEVAQIKAMMNAPRRVIKAPEPVAPPVVAKAAPAGTLHKPADKKPGEKKDDKKVVVDKKSIKSANVSSTWSDDAKKRGAGIKTRGNTGGGRDGWRSGGKGRRNSHSDDHETNFQVPTEAVVKDVYVPETITVAELAHKMAVKASEVIKHLMKLGQMVTINQVLDQETSMILVEEMGHTAHAAKEDDPEALLVDGEEQADAELISRAPVVTVMGHVDHGKTSLLDYIRRSKVASGEAGGITQHIGAYHVETSGGMITFLDTPGHEAFTAMRARGAKATDIVILVVAGDDGVMPQTKEAIAHAKAAGVPLVVAVTKIDKPGANMDRVKQELIAEQVVPEEYGGDAPFVGVSAKTGEGIEALLEQVLLQAEVLELKAPVTTAARGLVVEARLDKGRGPVATILVQSGTLKRGDVVLAGSAYGRVRAMLDENGKAISEAGPSIPVEIQGLTEVPVAGEEVMVMVDERKAREIGLFRQGKFRDVKLAKQQAAKLENMFDQMAEGEVKNLPMIIKTDVQGSQEALVQSLQKLSTSEVRVQVVHAAVGGITESDVNLALASKAVIIGFNVRADAQARKMAEANGVDLRYYNIIYDAVDEIKAAMSGMLSPEKREQSLGLVEIRQVLLVSKVGAIAGCYVLEGVVKRGASVRLLRDSVVLWTGELDSLKRFKDDVKEVKFGFECGLTLKNFNDIKEGDQLEIFEVEEVARTL
- the nusA gene encoding transcription termination factor NusA, encoding MSREILLLVDALAHEKNVDRDVVFGALEHALGQATKKRYEGDVDIRVSIDRETGEFESFRRWHVVPDEAGLQLPDQEILLFEAKEQIDDVEVDDHIEEPIESVEFGRRFAQDTKQVVLQRIRDAEREQILADFLERGDSLVTGTIKRMERGDAIVESGKIEARLPRDQTIPKENLRIGDRVRAFILRIDRNARGPQVILSRTAPDFIKKLFELEVPEIEQGSLEVKSAARDPGVRAKIAVYTSDKRIDPIGTCVGMRGSRVQAVTGELGGERVDIVLWSEDPAQFVIGALAPANVSSIVVDEEKHAMDVVVDAENLAIAIGRGGQNVRLAAELTGWQINIMTAEESADKSAVETAAIRALFMEKLDVDQEVADILVEEGFASLEEIAYVPITEMLEIESFDEETVNELRNRARDALVTEAIASEEGLEGMEDALANFEGMDRVVAGKLGLAGVKTLAMFTGLAYDEFGAILALPTDRARQLIKEEFKDVTDDEMKLIDAKYDDRAKALQAKAWNTAEVK
- the rimP gene encoding ribosome maturation factor RimP, with the protein product MQLLELIEKTVVGMDYELVELEKAAGGLLRVFIDVTMENAEQGAITVEDCEKVTHQLLHVLTVENVVYERLEVSSPGLDRPLKKYVDYLRFTGKEVIIKLLLPMPGAAHRKTFQGILLAPDGDNLKLEFEANDGSSALLDFTLADVDKARLVPQVNFRSRKA